TTCCTCATCTTCCTCTATCCCCAAGGATGATGTCCTCAAAATGACACATGCTACTAGTAGTAGTAGGTATGTTTGGTTGTTAAAACATAATCTCTTGTACTAAAGctaagattttttttcctgATCACTTGACTAAATTATGGTGCTTTATTGGAGCAGATCTGTGAAACCAGAGCCTCAAACTGCACCGTTGACTATATTCTACGGCGGGCAAGTGATTGTGTTCAATGACTTCTCTGCTGAGAAAGCCAAAGAAGTTATGAACTTGGCTAACAAAGGAACCGCTAACACCTTCACCGGTTTCACATCTACTCTTAACAACAGCATCGCTCCTACCCCAAACCAAGTTCCTCATCTCATGAAAGCAGCAACTCAAGACCCAAAGCAAACCTCCTCAGCTGCAATGGCATGTGGTAATCTTTCTCACCCTCTTTTTGGTTTCCATCTACTTTTAgctacttttttttgttgtcatACAGCTTCTAACAAagaattattcatttttatattacaGAACTTCCGATTGCTAGAAGAGCTTCACTTCATCGGTTCTTGGCGAAGAGAAAGGATAGGGTTACGTCAAAGGCACCATACCAGTTGAGCGATCCAGCCAAAGCGTATTCAAAGCCTCAAACCGGAAACACCACCACCTCTTGGCTTGGTTTAGCAGCTGATATGTGACGTGATATCGCAAAATAACCACAAACCGCACCGGGCTATTCTTTTGACGTTGCATCAATAAAACAAGAAGAACAAAACTCCTTTGTCCATGgttcttaattatatttttttcacaaCTATTCAATTAGTAGGAAACTTCATATATTTGTATGTATTTGATTATGATTAGCGATCAATTCTTGTTAGCGTCTGTCTTTTCTAGGTATTGTATCATGGTGTCTAAACCCCATCTCTGggttatttcaaaaatagtctCGTATGTTACTGAATTTGTAAGAACAACAAATTTTGTTGACGACTACTATACTTTAGTTTcgtttaaatatttctttattaaTCTATTTACAAAGAACTGCTCTTATAGCTCAAATGAAGATAAAATCATATTCCgatgaaaataaaaagacatGTATGTATGTCCTTAATTTCGTGTGTTCTTTACGTCCGTGGCGTGTCTTGATTGCTgaggaaaaaaaacatttagtatTAAGAAAATCGTTAAATTGGTTCTCATTTGCTTAATTTTCCAACCTACTACGTACTCTAGTTCAATTTATTTAATCGCATTTTGTCATCTGCACCAATGAATCAGCACG
This region of Brassica napus cultivar Da-Ae chromosome C5, Da-Ae, whole genome shotgun sequence genomic DNA includes:
- the LOC111205530 gene encoding protein TIFY 10A, with amino-acid sequence MSSSMECSATRRSSSGKPSFSLTCSRLSQYLKENGSFGDLSLGMSCKPETNGMSRKPTTTMSLFPCEATNVGSMAAAQDVKPKNLFPRQPSFSSSSSSIPKDDVLKMTHATSSSRSVKPEPQTAPLTIFYGGQVIVFNDFSAEKAKEVMNLANKGTANTFTGFTSTLNNSIAPTPNQVPHLMKAATQDPKQTSSAAMACELPIARRASLHRFLAKRKDRVTSKAPYQLSDPAKAYSKPQTGNTTTSWLGLAADM